The Rhodothermales bacterium genome has a window encoding:
- a CDS encoding VCBS repeat-containing protein has protein sequence MKRRLLAVSTAWFAAGLLVGPLGIEVGHAQPLLAVEARFLDGSTFGGSFWADYDRDRLVDLAEIGRTRTRSGQELLIARIRRNRLHADTTLTDPETAPFVFAVGSVIPVFGETLEPVWLADADWGDDNLDGWPDIVVTGSTSLEPPYQPHTALYRNLPLGPEQADRFLWPIETELPHAYGGSVAWGDCDNDGDPDLLLTGIRDDGTYFSEIYENEGDDRFLARGQNLVGVAHGDAAWADYDNDMDLDLVLTGMTSTGAFYSGVLDNDGRCTLTESISSLPDLAFSSVDWGDVDSDGDLDLLVAGARRSPLLADAATRIFRNDAGMLVDLQHELAEPTFFGNARFADHDNDGELDVVTTGLMPFFSDSIASTQLYTNAGGEMLPAANDCFSCEPLPNLAFGSVSFVDLDGDDDLDVLLTGERSDGSIAATLFKNNVNNRGRPDIPLDEFPDPLNYPPRTVTGLSAAVEQDRVVLSWQPAADSLLAPPAGITRPAGLTYNLRVGSLQGRRDIMSPLSLDSGKRLIVAIGNAGSNHSWRIVGLQPGRYYWTVQAIDHSYA, from the coding sequence ATGAAGCGACGTTTGTTGGCAGTATCGACGGCATGGTTTGCGGCCGGACTCCTCGTTGGGCCACTGGGTATCGAGGTCGGCCACGCCCAGCCCCTCCTTGCCGTGGAGGCGAGGTTTCTAGACGGATCCACGTTTGGCGGGAGTTTTTGGGCAGACTACGACCGTGATCGTCTTGTCGACCTGGCTGAAATCGGAAGAACTCGCACCAGGTCGGGTCAGGAGCTTCTCATCGCACGCATTCGCCGTAATCGGCTTCACGCGGACACGACGCTGACCGATCCGGAGACCGCGCCCTTCGTTTTTGCAGTGGGGTCCGTAATTCCTGTGTTCGGTGAGACTCTTGAGCCCGTCTGGCTGGCTGACGCCGACTGGGGAGATGACAACCTCGATGGATGGCCGGACATCGTCGTCACGGGCTCGACAAGCCTGGAGCCTCCTTACCAGCCACACACAGCACTCTATCGTAATCTTCCGCTCGGCCCCGAGCAGGCGGACAGATTTCTCTGGCCCATCGAGACGGAGCTTCCGCACGCATACGGTGGTAGCGTTGCGTGGGGCGACTGCGACAACGATGGGGATCCAGATCTGCTTCTTACGGGAATACGCGACGATGGGACATACTTCTCAGAGATCTACGAAAACGAAGGAGATGATCGCTTCCTCGCGCGCGGCCAGAACCTTGTCGGAGTTGCGCACGGGGACGCAGCGTGGGCCGACTACGACAACGACATGGATCTGGACCTCGTTCTCACGGGGATGACATCAACGGGTGCCTTTTACTCGGGGGTCCTTGACAACGACGGACGCTGCACGCTGACAGAATCCATCTCAAGTCTTCCGGACCTCGCATTCAGTTCTGTTGATTGGGGCGACGTGGATAGCGATGGCGATCTGGACCTTCTGGTGGCCGGTGCCCGCCGGTCTCCCCTTCTGGCTGATGCCGCCACCAGGATATTCCGGAATGACGCGGGTATGCTGGTTGACTTGCAGCATGAACTTGCGGAGCCGACATTTTTCGGCAACGCCCGCTTTGCCGATCACGACAACGACGGCGAGCTGGATGTCGTGACAACAGGTCTTATGCCGTTCTTCTCGGATAGCATCGCGTCCACTCAGCTTTACACGAATGCAGGTGGAGAGATGCTTCCGGCAGCGAACGACTGTTTTTCTTGCGAACCGCTGCCCAACCTTGCCTTTGGATCAGTGTCGTTTGTTGACCTGGATGGGGATGACGACCTGGATGTACTTCTCACGGGAGAACGAAGTGACGGCTCAATTGCAGCGACGCTATTCAAGAATAACGTGAACAACAGGGGAAGGCCGGACATCCCTCTCGATGAATTTCCCGATCCGCTGAACTATCCTCCCAGAACGGTGACCGGCCTTTCGGCCGCCGTCGAGCAAGACCGCGTTGTCTTGTCATGGCAACCCGCAGCCGACTCACTATTGGCACCTCCCGCCGGGATCACTCGGCCTGCCGGTCTCACATACAACCTGCGAGTCGGGTCCCTTCAAGGTCGGAGGGACATCATGTCACCGCTGTCTCTCGATAGTGGTAAGCGCCTCATAGTCGCTATAGGCAACGCCGGATCCAATCATTCATGGAGGATCGTTGGACTTCAACCCGGGCGCTACTACTGGACCGTTCAGGCCATTGACCACAGTTACGC
- a CDS encoding ATP-binding protein: MSIEGPESTREEQVGYIQRSAESTNDHKAGAGRFSINSALASTDEVHMEHSPDRTIVLGKVGVDEASADNAAIQADVAHDAWLDFRRDTYVGITDPHTDLEFLGRVVAGPFHSAEDSTSAESYNTTGRIEVLGRIEEGERLVSTPTRPRPGSVIHAFPESRLRKFLGIGGDILIGHFAGHDTLRVSADSTSKNFLPRNVGIFGTVGSGKSNTAQVLIEEAVQAGWAVVVVDVEGEYVRMDERSNDPRMIRILAEEYQMEPDGIRDFHVYHPSSGRSDAKNPVAFKIPISALDPDIAADILEFNEAEMRVFGMVTTQAALYAEPDDESGESARPYTLQNLIDGLMEVPGIGGNTVRLLPLSNAEDVATASVVRSKLSHLGGSEMMDWNHTVGVDELPIQDLLVGGRLSVLDVSETDDRSRNLAIAYVLQTLFDMVIETPRGEEMPSGQIRPPVLVVIEEVHTFVSRAAASKMRALLDNLQVISRRGRKRWMALALVSQQPNHVPDEMFELANTRFIHQIKSKTNLDPVKETTGGVDEKLWSSIPSMEPGRCLFAGSVFKNPLFVDVRPARSRRMLVA, translated from the coding sequence ATGAGTATTGAGGGACCTGAGTCGACCCGTGAGGAGCAGGTAGGCTACATTCAACGATCAGCTGAATCGACAAATGACCACAAAGCAGGGGCCGGACGCTTCTCGATCAATAGCGCGCTGGCATCCACTGATGAAGTGCATATGGAACACTCTCCTGATCGAACGATAGTCCTCGGAAAAGTGGGTGTGGACGAGGCGTCAGCTGACAACGCCGCCATCCAGGCCGACGTGGCCCACGATGCGTGGCTGGATTTTCGGCGAGACACGTATGTGGGAATCACCGATCCACATACGGATCTGGAGTTTCTCGGACGGGTCGTAGCGGGCCCTTTCCATTCCGCAGAGGACTCCACGTCTGCCGAATCGTATAACACGACGGGTAGAATCGAAGTGCTCGGACGAATCGAGGAAGGGGAACGTCTCGTTTCGACGCCCACGCGTCCGCGACCCGGCTCAGTGATCCACGCCTTTCCCGAATCGCGCCTGCGCAAATTCCTCGGCATAGGAGGCGACATTCTGATCGGCCACTTCGCGGGACACGATACATTGAGGGTCAGCGCCGACAGCACGAGCAAGAACTTCCTGCCGCGAAACGTCGGCATCTTCGGCACGGTCGGCTCCGGTAAATCAAATACGGCACAGGTGCTGATCGAAGAAGCGGTCCAGGCCGGCTGGGCGGTAGTTGTCGTGGATGTTGAAGGCGAATATGTGCGGATGGACGAGAGAAGTAATGATCCTCGCATGATTCGCATCCTCGCGGAAGAGTACCAGATGGAGCCGGACGGTATACGCGATTTCCACGTGTATCATCCGAGCTCGGGGCGCTCCGACGCCAAAAACCCTGTTGCGTTCAAGATTCCGATCTCGGCGCTTGATCCCGACATCGCGGCAGACATTCTGGAATTCAACGAAGCCGAGATGCGCGTATTCGGGATGGTGACAACCCAGGCTGCTCTCTATGCTGAGCCCGACGACGAGTCGGGCGAGTCGGCCAGACCGTACACCCTGCAAAACCTGATTGACGGCCTCATGGAGGTCCCCGGCATCGGCGGGAATACGGTGCGTCTGCTGCCGCTATCGAACGCAGAGGACGTCGCAACGGCCAGCGTCGTACGCTCGAAGCTATCGCATCTGGGTGGCTCAGAGATGATGGACTGGAATCACACCGTCGGCGTTGACGAACTACCCATACAGGATCTGCTCGTAGGTGGGAGACTGTCCGTCCTGGACGTGTCCGAGACCGACGACCGCAGCCGCAACCTCGCGATCGCGTACGTCCTTCAAACTCTGTTTGATATGGTAATCGAAACTCCCCGGGGCGAGGAGATGCCGTCGGGTCAGATTCGACCCCCCGTGCTCGTAGTCATCGAGGAGGTGCACACCTTCGTTTCGCGTGCTGCCGCTTCGAAGATGCGAGCACTTCTTGACAATCTACAGGTCATCAGTCGACGTGGAAGAAAACGGTGGATGGCGCTTGCACTCGTTTCCCAGCAGCCAAATCACGTCCCGGACGAAATGTTCGAACTCGCAAATACGCGGTTCATACATCAGATCAAGTCAAAGACAAATCTTGATCCGGTCAAGGAGACGACAGGGGGAGTGGACGAGAAGCTCTGGTCCAGTATTCCGTCCATGGAACCCGGGCGGTGTCTCTTCGCTGGATCTGTCTTCAAGAACCCTCTGTTCGTGGATGTTCGACCGGCGCGATCTCGCCGTATGCTGGTCGCCTAG